One bacterium DNA segment encodes these proteins:
- a CDS encoding ABC transporter permease codes for MVRNDPAQNLPAREEHELPLPQVSGLSSLWRQLKSNPLALWGLVLLTVFFIIAAAGIILTMGRNPIMDPEKVRLVDTLKPPLGRANEAILAPEDRPVFGIYLLGTDKLGRDVLARMLQGAHVSLLVGFISVGIAVVLGIILGALAGYYGNTVDSIIMRAVDIMLCFPSFFLILTIVALLPPSIWNIMIVIGLTSWPGIARFVRAEFLALKKQDFVVAAEALGLSKPKIMFVHMVPNAIAPVLVTATIDVASAILTESSLSFLGFGVPPPAASWGNILSDGKEFIFDAPWLFLASGTAILVTVLAFNLFGEGLREALNPRLRER; via the coding sequence ATGGTAAGGAATGATCCAGCTCAAAACCTCCCGGCACGGGAAGAGCATGAGCTGCCGCTCCCCCAGGTGAGCGGCCTGAGCAGCCTTTGGAGGCAACTGAAGAGCAATCCTCTGGCCCTGTGGGGGCTTGTCCTTTTAACAGTGTTTTTCATCATTGCTGCGGCTGGCATTATCCTGACCATGGGACGCAATCCGATCATGGATCCGGAGAAGGTCAGGCTGGTCGATACCCTGAAGCCTCCTCTGGGCAGGGCCAACGAGGCTATTCTGGCACCGGAGGACCGTCCGGTGTTCGGCATCTATCTTTTAGGTACCGATAAGCTTGGCCGGGATGTTCTGGCCCGTATGCTCCAGGGAGCCCATGTCTCCCTGCTGGTAGGTTTTATCTCGGTGGGCATTGCCGTTGTATTAGGCATCATTCTGGGGGCCCTGGCCGGTTATTATGGAAATACTGTCGATTCGATCATCATGCGGGCGGTTGACATCATGCTCTGCTTCCCATCGTTCTTCCTGATTCTGACCATAGTAGCCCTTTTGCCGCCCAGCATCTGGAACATTATGATTGTCATCGGACTGACCAGTTGGCCGGGGATCGCCCGGTTTGTCCGGGCCGAATTTCTGGCCCTCAAGAAACAGGACTTCGTGGTCGCTGCCGAGGCCCTTGGCCTTTCAAAGCCGAAGATCATGTTTGTCCATATGGTACCCAATGCCATAGCGCCGGTCCTGGTTACCGCAACCATTGACGTGGCCAGCGCCATTCTGACTGAATCAAGCTTAAGCTTCCTGGGTTTTGGCGTTCCCCCACCGGCAGCCTCCTGGGGCAATATCCTGTCCGATGGGAAGGAATTCATCTTTGATGCTCCCTGGCTGTTTCTTGCTTCCGGCACCGCCATTCTGGTTACGGTACTGGCGTTTAATCTGTTCGGGGAGGGATTGCGCGAGGCATTGAATCCCAGGCTGCGAGAGCGGTAA
- a CDS encoding epoxyqueuosine reductase QueH, translating into MKILVHVCCAPCFVYLWKVLLEEEHEIIGFFFNPNIHPYQEYQRRLVTVQQWAKSQGVRMVYRDEYLLEDFLREIAYRESSRCLTCYHMRLEAAAQIAGKGKFDYFTSSLLYSKFQNHEAIARIGAEAGQRYGIPFFYRDFRQGWKEGISLSKEFELYRQQYCGCIYSEKDRYHRSQGKKTA; encoded by the coding sequence ATGAAAATCCTGGTTCATGTCTGCTGTGCTCCCTGCTTTGTCTATCTCTGGAAGGTGCTGCTTGAGGAAGAGCATGAAATAATCGGCTTTTTCTTCAATCCCAACATTCACCCCTACCAGGAATACCAGCGCAGGCTGGTAACAGTTCAGCAGTGGGCCAAGTCGCAGGGCGTTCGCATGGTCTACCGGGATGAGTACCTGCTCGAAGACTTCCTGCGGGAAATTGCCTACCGGGAAAGCTCCCGGTGCCTGACCTGCTATCATATGCGGCTGGAGGCAGCGGCGCAAATTGCGGGCAAGGGGAAGTTCGATTACTTTACCTCTTCTCTGCTGTACAGCAAGTTTCAAAACCATGAGGCCATTGCCCGAATCGGAGCCGAGGCAGGGCAGCGATATGGAATACCCTTTTTCTACCGGGACTTTCGGCAGGGATGGAAAGAGGGCATCTCCCTGTCGAAAGAATTCGAGCTGTATCGGCAGCAGTACTGTGGATGCATATACAGTGAAAAAGACCGCTATCATCGATCGCAGGGGAAGAAAACCGCTTGA
- a CDS encoding nucleotidyltransferase domain-containing protein, which yields MAEINIGDIRDYLLKRERSRACSRQEERDKIVSGLQALTMIWRKYQLDRVFLYGSLADLTFHRGSDIDLAIEPEVGFEEQLRLYSEINRHFKREVDVRLLKELPFSEKVIREGIVVYERENSHTEK from the coding sequence ATGGCAGAGATAAATATCGGCGATATACGAGACTACCTTTTAAAAAGAGAGCGGTCAAGGGCCTGTTCAAGGCAGGAAGAGCGGGATAAAATCGTTTCCGGGCTTCAGGCACTGACCATGATCTGGAGAAAGTATCAGCTTGACAGGGTCTTCTTATACGGCTCGCTCGCCGATTTGACTTTTCATCGCGGATCGGATATTGATCTGGCGATTGAGCCGGAGGTTGGATTTGAAGAGCAGCTCAGGCTCTATTCTGAAATTAACCGGCATTTTAAACGGGAAGTCGATGTAAGATTATTAAAGGAATTACCTTTTTCCGAGAAGGTGATACGAGAAGGTATTGTCGTGTATGAAAGAGAGAATAGCCATACTGAAAAGTGA
- a CDS encoding ABC transporter substrate-binding protein, protein MSGILTKRILIILPIVVLAILVQSYFWVPNYDNQTKGNPQRLTQYISASIGDVAIINPVLNADSASSEICDKIFDGLIDRDENLKLRGRLATDWKISEEVYFSFNDDPVWAGKGLATPEAVKEAIERAASSNQPEYSFLSGMENLEIVPPSTEERIVSEQVPDTKGEVTEIKVKVTIHHPPRIKATLREVNQDFFTQLEPLLGSGYFNQKDRLSSRLTIASPHDIPERRAAYLDQYLPAVEHNPVIIFNLRRGARFSDGHEFDANDVRFTYESIMDTANRSPRIPDFEPVKTLEVLDKYRVKITYKRLFQPAITAWGIGMLPEHLLNKECLAREARQKSLDPADFTLRQSDFNKLRPVGTGPFTFQEWRSDQYIKLVRNENYWEGPPHYHEFVYRVIPDMLTQELEFYAGATDHYEARAHQVERLKKDDKFQNFSGLSFSYTYIGYNLRRELFQDKRVRKALTMAINIPEIIQYVLYGEGEPTTGPFLQQTDFFNPEVKPLPYDPEGALRLLREAGWERDSQGFLRKNGKYFEFSLITNNGNPYREAILIVAQNAWKKLGIKVSADRVEWSVFLEKHVDVGNFDAVVLGWSMGIDPDLYQVWHSSQTGQYQLNFVGYQNPQADELILKIRQEYDEKKQIEYCHKLHEIIYDDQPYTFLYVGRWTALLDKKIAILEKDGQGRDIVKRITPTKTGSYGFYFNKWIKFPQAPVFSTGFE, encoded by the coding sequence ATGAGCGGCATCCTTACAAAACGGATTTTAATCATTTTGCCAATAGTGGTTCTGGCCATTTTGGTCCAGTCGTATTTCTGGGTTCCAAACTATGATAACCAGACGAAAGGCAATCCACAAAGACTCACCCAATATATTTCCGCTTCGATCGGTGATGTGGCTATCATCAATCCTGTCCTGAATGCGGACTCCGCCAGCAGCGAAATCTGCGACAAGATATTCGATGGATTAATCGATCGGGATGAGAACCTTAAATTGCGGGGACGGCTGGCTACGGACTGGAAAATCTCCGAAGAGGTTTACTTCTCCTTCAACGATGACCCTGTCTGGGCCGGGAAGGGGCTGGCAACGCCTGAAGCGGTAAAGGAGGCCATTGAAAGAGCGGCATCCTCCAATCAACCGGAATATTCTTTCCTGAGCGGCATGGAGAACCTTGAGATCGTACCCCCATCCACTGAAGAGCGAATCGTATCCGAGCAGGTACCGGATACAAAAGGGGAGGTCACAGAGATCAAGGTCAAAGTCACCATTCATCACCCGCCCCGGATCAAGGCGACTTTGCGTGAAGTGAACCAGGATTTCTTTACGCAACTTGAGCCCCTCCTGGGCTCAGGCTATTTCAACCAGAAAGACCGCTTGTCATCGCGGTTAACAATCGCCTCGCCCCACGATATACCTGAGCGCCGGGCGGCCTACCTGGACCAGTATCTTCCGGCGGTTGAACATAATCCGGTCATTATCTTCAACCTTCGCCGGGGAGCGCGGTTTTCCGATGGGCATGAATTTGACGCCAATGACGTGCGGTTCACCTACGAGTCGATTATGGATACTGCCAACCGCTCGCCGCGAATCCCTGATTTTGAGCCGGTCAAGACCCTGGAAGTGCTGGATAAATACCGGGTGAAGATTACCTACAAACGACTGTTTCAACCGGCCATTACCGCCTGGGGTATCGGCATGCTGCCGGAGCATCTGCTCAATAAAGAATGCCTGGCCAGGGAAGCGCGGCAAAAATCCCTCGATCCGGCGGATTTTACCCTGCGCCAGAGTGATTTCAATAAGTTGCGGCCCGTGGGAACAGGGCCGTTCACTTTTCAGGAGTGGCGCTCGGATCAGTACATCAAACTGGTGAGAAACGAGAATTACTGGGAAGGTCCGCCCCACTACCATGAATTCGTTTACCGGGTGATTCCGGACATGCTGACCCAGGAGCTTGAGTTTTATGCCGGAGCGACCGACCATTACGAGGCCCGGGCGCATCAGGTAGAACGGCTCAAGAAAGATGACAAGTTTCAAAATTTTTCCGGCCTGTCCTTCAGTTATACCTACATCGGCTATAATCTGCGCCGGGAGCTTTTTCAGGATAAAAGGGTGCGAAAGGCCCTGACTATGGCCATCAATATCCCGGAGATTATCCAGTATGTGCTCTACGGAGAAGGTGAACCCACCACGGGGCCTTTTCTCCAGCAGACCGACTTTTTTAATCCAGAGGTCAAACCGCTGCCCTACGATCCTGAAGGAGCCCTGCGGCTTTTGCGGGAAGCGGGATGGGAGCGTGACTCACAGGGGTTTTTGCGGAAGAACGGAAAATATTTCGAGTTTTCCCTGATTACCAATAACGGGAACCCATACCGCGAGGCCATCCTGATTGTTGCTCAGAATGCCTGGAAAAAGCTGGGGATAAAGGTATCCGCTGACCGGGTGGAATGGTCGGTCTTTCTGGAAAAACACGTTGATGTGGGCAATTTCGATGCCGTGGTGCTGGGCTGGAGCATGGGCATAGACCCTGATTTATATCAGGTCTGGCATTCCAGCCAGACAGGACAGTATCAGCTCAATTTTGTCGGCTACCAGAACCCGCAGGCTGATGAGCTGATTCTGAAAATCCGCCAGGAGTATGACGAAAAAAAACAGATTGAGTATTGCCATAAATTACATGAGATTATCTACGATGACCAGCCATACACCTTCCTCTATGTCGGACGGTGGACAGCCCTTTTGGATAAAAAGATCGCCATTCTGGAGAAGGATGGACAGGGACGGGATATCGTCAAGAGGATTACCCCGACGAAAACGGGCAGTTATGGCTTTTATTTCAACAAGTGGATCAAGTTTCCGCAGGCCCCGGTTTTCAGCACCGGATTTGAATAA
- a CDS encoding LysM peptidoglycan-binding domain-containing protein: MAGQRKSLSWLFISFLSVFSAIAVYSPLTAAEQAPSVYIVKEGDTLWDISNRYFADPSTWPALWGKNKHIKDPQWIYPGQPLLLKEKSPVPDNPARSGHPARAVKISSPQPAELPPAAGLQAAAPAPEYLINRDQIDSCGYILSRAELAAKEKQEQWGSIIDAKETKISYSYPDLIYINRGKSQVSPGAQFTVFRPHDQDMILHPETGLEIGYQIQILGVIEVKEVFERTALAQIIRSFSEIHLNDRIRTYQRIPLPARNEPKEKIQGIVIAGEDGRINLATYNIVFLDQGKKQHIQAGDCFSIYRRDSIIDENFQSSEQRSETVNDIVGELMVLKAEDDTSTALITKSKDAITVGTRFSTLP, translated from the coding sequence ATGGCCGGGCAAAGGAAAAGTTTATCATGGTTGTTCATTAGCTTTCTTTCTGTTTTTTCTGCCATAGCGGTCTACTCACCTCTGACAGCGGCAGAACAGGCTCCGTCAGTGTACATCGTTAAAGAGGGCGACACTCTCTGGGATATTTCGAACCGCTATTTTGCTGATCCTTCCACCTGGCCTGCCCTTTGGGGAAAGAATAAACATATCAAAGATCCGCAATGGATCTATCCCGGGCAGCCCCTGCTGCTCAAAGAAAAGAGCCCGGTCCCTGACAATCCGGCCCGCTCCGGGCATCCGGCCCGGGCAGTCAAGATTTCTTCACCGCAGCCTGCCGAATTACCACCGGCAGCCGGATTACAAGCCGCAGCACCGGCTCCCGAATACCTGATCAATCGTGATCAGATAGATTCCTGTGGCTACATTCTTTCCAGGGCAGAGCTTGCGGCCAAGGAAAAGCAGGAGCAGTGGGGATCGATTATTGATGCCAAGGAAACCAAAATCAGCTACAGCTACCCGGACCTTATCTACATTAACAGGGGGAAAAGCCAGGTTTCACCAGGAGCACAGTTTACCGTGTTCCGGCCTCATGATCAGGATATGATTCTCCATCCGGAGACCGGCCTTGAGATAGGCTATCAGATTCAGATTCTTGGAGTCATTGAGGTGAAGGAGGTCTTTGAGCGGACTGCTCTGGCTCAGATTATCCGCTCTTTTTCCGAAATACATCTGAATGACAGAATCAGAACCTATCAGCGAATTCCCCTGCCCGCCCGGAACGAACCCAAGGAGAAAATCCAGGGAATCGTCATTGCCGGTGAGGATGGACGTATCAACCTGGCCACGTATAATATCGTCTTCCTCGACCAGGGCAAAAAGCAGCATATCCAGGCCGGGGATTGCTTTTCCATTTACCGCAGGGATTCGATCATCGATGAGAATTTTCAGAGCAGTGAACAGCGGTCTGAAACCGTCAATGATATAGTTGGCGAATTAATGGTTCTCAAGGCAGAAGATGATACCAGCACAGCCTTGATCACGAAAAGTAAGGACGCAATTACGGTTGGCACCCGGTTTTCAACCTTGCCTTGA
- a CDS encoding HD domain-containing phosphohydrolase has protein sequence MVRVSRFLADYLLHRPRQRLQFKIILSTILVVAVWIGISTYISLVTQTGYFLDGAQKRILLLAQTLENSIVHSMLIGKHEDVRDLLINIANEVDMQAIRILNNQKQIVASGDVTEVNNYLPNVDLSFISQGKNELIEIDPDYTRISMLKPITGKSSCYTCHSRGNEIMGILHVQVSIAWMKVPLMASRFFIILSAVVTLFLIGISVYFLLSKLVARPVHSLMEVMNIVRRGNWDARVLLDTTDELGKLGHTFNYMVSEISELHERDLRREQALVRAEEELKYKRQIEEKNIQLERTIDILTTLNNIAKEIGSVIDINQLLSSVLKMTGNILNGASGYLSIFDRDLKQLKATHTLRPDINHGEDILNQKIAQHVFNTGKAVLIPNFSQDTRFHIEEIRNHMPRSVLYVPLYTKDQIMGVIGMIDKQSNTPFTLDDLELLTTIANEAAVAVENFNLYNDLKKSYFDTIRALVNAIEAKDPYTFGHSERVTELSLLIAKELGLPEKSLEVLRHASILHDVGKIGVSLNILHKDMTLSPDEVALVREHSRIGSKIIDHIGFLKEVREGIKHHHERYDGRGYPDGLGPSQVSIETRILAVADAFDAMTSDRPYRQAQGAEEALQELRKCAGTQFDPAIVNVFIRVWKKMSKLSGSLKEEEIKSSEKTGIRSQYPE, from the coding sequence ATGGTAAGGGTTTCACGGTTCCTAGCTGATTATCTCCTTCACCGCCCCCGCCAGCGGCTTCAATTCAAGATCATTCTTTCCACCATTCTGGTTGTCGCTGTCTGGATAGGCATATCCACCTATATCAGCCTGGTAACGCAAACAGGGTACTTTCTGGATGGAGCCCAAAAGCGTATCCTGCTGCTCGCTCAAACCCTTGAGAACAGCATTGTCCATTCCATGCTGATCGGAAAGCATGAGGATGTCAGGGATTTACTGATCAATATCGCCAATGAGGTCGATATGCAGGCCATCCGGATCCTCAATAACCAAAAACAGATTGTTGCCTCCGGTGATGTCACTGAAGTAAACAATTACCTGCCAAATGTGGATTTATCCTTCATCAGCCAGGGGAAAAATGAGCTGATCGAGATCGACCCGGACTATACCAGAATTTCCATGCTGAAGCCGATTACCGGGAAAAGCAGTTGCTATACCTGTCACAGCCGTGGAAACGAAATTATGGGCATTCTCCATGTCCAGGTATCGATTGCCTGGATGAAGGTCCCTTTGATGGCCAGCCGGTTTTTCATTATCCTTTCAGCCGTGGTAACCCTTTTCCTGATCGGCATCTCCGTATACTTCCTGCTTTCGAAACTGGTTGCCAGGCCGGTCCACTCGCTGATGGAGGTGATGAATATTGTCCGGCGGGGCAACTGGGATGCCCGCGTTCTTCTGGACACTACGGATGAGCTCGGGAAGCTGGGCCATACGTTCAATTATATGGTCTCGGAGATCAGCGAGCTGCATGAGCGGGACCTGCGACGTGAACAGGCCCTGGTCAGAGCGGAGGAGGAGCTCAAATACAAACGGCAGATCGAGGAGAAAAACATCCAGCTCGAAAGAACAATCGATATTCTCACCACCTTGAATAATATCGCCAAGGAAATCGGATCCGTCATCGACATTAATCAATTGCTGAGCTCCGTTCTCAAGATGACCGGTAATATCCTGAATGGGGCTTCAGGCTACCTGTCGATCTTTGATCGTGACCTGAAGCAATTGAAAGCAACCCATACCCTGCGCCCTGACATCAATCACGGAGAGGATATATTGAACCAGAAGATTGCCCAGCATGTTTTCAATACCGGAAAGGCTGTATTAATCCCCAATTTTTCGCAGGATACCAGGTTCCATATCGAAGAAATCCGGAACCATATGCCGCGGTCTGTCCTCTATGTCCCTCTCTACACCAAGGACCAGATTATGGGAGTCATCGGCATGATCGATAAACAATCGAACACTCCCTTTACCCTTGACGATCTGGAACTGCTCACCACCATTGCCAACGAAGCTGCGGTGGCTGTTGAAAATTTCAACTTATACAACGACTTGAAGAAAAGCTATTTTGACACCATCCGGGCTCTGGTAAATGCCATCGAAGCCAAGGATCCTTATACCTTCGGACATTCGGAGCGGGTCACGGAATTAAGCCTGCTGATTGCCAAAGAGCTCGGATTGCCGGAAAAAAGCCTGGAAGTCCTGCGGCATGCCAGCATCCTGCATGATGTAGGCAAGATCGGGGTCAGCTTGAATATTCTTCACAAAGATATGACCCTGTCCCCTGATGAAGTGGCCCTGGTTCGGGAGCATTCGCGGATCGGCAGCAAGATCATCGATCACATCGGCTTTCTGAAAGAGGTCAGGGAGGGAATCAAGCACCACCACGAACGGTATGATGGGCGAGGATATCCTGATGGCCTTGGTCCCAGTCAGGTTTCAATCGAAACCCGGATTCTCGCTGTGGCCGATGCTTTTGACGCCATGACTTCCGATCGACCCTACCGCCAGGCTCAGGGAGCTGAGGAGGCGCTCCAGGAGCTTCGAAAGTGTGCCGGTACCCAGTTTGATCCTGCAATTGTTAATGTATTCATCAGGGTCTGGAAAAAAATGAGCAAATTATCCGGCTCACTCAAAGAGGAGGAGATAAAGAGCAGCGAAAAAACCGGGATCAGAAGCCAATATCCTGAATAA
- a CDS encoding ABC transporter permease — protein MLSFLSRNLVEKLITLFFISVISFSVVMLAPGDPSEIDPMNPKFTKEDIQRIRKAFDLDRPLHVQYYLFYRKLLTNKLLSYKDNQPVLKKIMERFWNSLPLFLVGTLLTWCLAFPLGIQAALRRQSFFDRSTTFFSYLFISLPSFFLAYMLIIFIVKVFHVPVIGLQTFGRESSTWWYLANDRIWHLVLPSVLSAIGGIAILSRYVRSQMLEVIEQDYVRTALAKGLPPDTVYYKHALRNALLPFVTMFGLTLPGLIGGSVIIESIFSWPGMGRLGYDAILARDYPVILSLNFIAACLVLAGTFLSDILYMVVDPRISLMSEPKS, from the coding sequence ATGCTTTCTTTTCTTTCGAGAAATCTGGTTGAAAAGTTAATCACCCTGTTCTTTATCTCCGTAATTTCGTTCAGTGTCGTGATGCTGGCACCCGGAGATCCCTCGGAAATCGATCCGATGAACCCCAAGTTTACCAAAGAGGACATTCAGCGGATCCGCAAGGCGTTTGATCTTGACAGGCCCCTGCATGTTCAGTATTACCTCTTCTACAGGAAGCTGTTGACGAATAAGTTGCTATCGTATAAAGATAATCAGCCGGTATTGAAGAAAATCATGGAGCGGTTCTGGAACAGCCTGCCATTGTTTCTGGTAGGTACCCTGCTGACCTGGTGTCTGGCTTTCCCGCTGGGTATTCAGGCTGCCCTGCGCCGGCAGTCCTTTTTCGACCGCTCAACCACATTCTTCTCCTATCTGTTTATTTCCCTGCCATCCTTCTTCCTGGCTTATATGCTGATTATCTTCATTGTCAAGGTCTTTCATGTACCGGTCATCGGATTGCAGACCTTTGGCCGGGAATCCTCAACCTGGTGGTATCTTGCCAACGACCGCATCTGGCACCTGGTGCTTCCCTCGGTCTTGAGTGCCATCGGAGGAATAGCCATTCTGTCCCGCTATGTCCGGAGCCAGATGCTTGAAGTCATCGAGCAGGATTATGTCCGCACTGCCCTGGCAAAAGGTCTGCCCCCGGATACGGTCTACTATAAGCATGCCCTCCGGAATGCGCTGCTTCCCTTTGTCACCATGTTCGGGTTGACGCTTCCGGGTCTGATCGGCGGGTCAGTGATCATTGAATCGATTTTCTCCTGGCCGGGAATGGGAAGGCTTGGATACGATGCCATCTTAGCCAGAGATTACCCGGTAATTCTGAGCTTGAACTTTATCGCCGCCTGTCTGGTCCTGGCCGGGACTTTTCTTTCCGACATTCTCTACATGGTAGTGGATCCGAGGATCTCTCTCATGTCGGAACCAAAAAGCTGA
- a CDS encoding ABC transporter ATP-binding protein: MSQHKETFLEIKDLKTYFRTSLGDVKAVDGISLTLSRGETLGIIGESGCGKTVTSLSIMRLIKPPGGRIAGGQVIFRGDDLLDLPEQAMQKIRGNNIGMIFQEPMTSLNPVFRIGDQIMETLITHRNYSQAEAREHALELLSKVGIPSPHIRIDEYPHQMSGGMKQRAMIGMAIACNPQVLIADEPTTALDVTMQAQIINLLYQLQQEMGMSILLITHDLGIIAEMAHQVVVMYASKVVEKADVEELFRQPLHPYTLGLFHSLPRLGGKGRILEAIQGQVPNPLNFPSGCKFWPRCSFADQRCREEEPALEQADTQRWVACWRVNGSGSGQPKGKSPLPNGKGKTPVSSPVQVQDRQKPVPERGHADAPSSESILKVKDLRKYFPVRQGLWSKTRAFVKAVDGLSFTINHGETLGLVGESGCGKTTAGRVILRLMEPTSGEVVFKGTPLYSIKGEPLRKLRQKMQIIFQDPYSSLNPRLTVGNIVGEALTAHGLASGTERKAIVENLFSRVGLSPSYLNRYPHEFSGGQRQRVGIARALALNPEFIVCDEAVSALDVSIQAQIINLLQQLQEELHLSYLFIAHNLAVVEHISHKIAIMYLGQIVEQLPAHELVKNAAHPYTHALLSSNPVTDPSQRGRQAPLTGDVPSPINLPPGCRFYPRCPRAQKQCQEGNPELLEKEKDHWVRCWLC; encoded by the coding sequence ATGTCCCAACATAAAGAAACTTTTCTGGAAATTAAAGACCTGAAAACCTATTTTCGCACCTCTCTGGGTGATGTCAAAGCCGTAGACGGGATCAGCCTGACCCTGTCCCGGGGAGAGACCCTGGGCATTATCGGAGAATCAGGCTGCGGAAAAACTGTAACTTCACTATCGATCATGCGCCTGATCAAGCCCCCGGGAGGAAGGATTGCCGGGGGACAGGTGATATTCCGGGGAGATGATCTTCTGGACCTGCCTGAGCAGGCAATGCAGAAAATCCGGGGTAATAATATCGGCATGATCTTTCAGGAGCCCATGACCTCTTTGAATCCGGTTTTCCGGATTGGAGATCAGATCATGGAGACTCTTATTACCCACAGAAATTATAGCCAGGCTGAGGCCAGAGAGCACGCCCTCGAGCTTCTGTCCAAGGTCGGTATTCCCTCACCGCACATTCGCATCGATGAATATCCCCACCAGATGTCAGGGGGAATGAAGCAGCGGGCCATGATCGGCATGGCCATTGCCTGCAATCCGCAGGTATTGATCGCCGATGAACCCACGACAGCCCTCGATGTGACCATGCAGGCTCAGATCATCAATCTTCTTTACCAGTTGCAGCAGGAAATGGGCATGTCGATCCTGCTGATCACTCATGACCTTGGCATCATCGCCGAGATGGCGCATCAGGTGGTGGTCATGTACGCCTCCAAGGTAGTGGAAAAGGCCGATGTTGAGGAATTGTTCCGCCAGCCCCTCCATCCTTATACCCTTGGCCTTTTCCATTCGCTGCCCCGCTTGGGGGGAAAGGGGCGGATTCTTGAGGCCATTCAGGGCCAGGTGCCAAACCCCTTGAATTTCCCATCAGGATGCAAATTCTGGCCCCGGTGCTCCTTCGCCGATCAAAGATGCCGGGAAGAGGAGCCGGCTCTGGAGCAGGCCGACACCCAGCGATGGGTGGCCTGCTGGCGAGTAAACGGCTCTGGCAGCGGCCAGCCAAAAGGCAAATCCCCGCTGCCGAACGGCAAGGGGAAAACCCCTGTCTCCTCCCCGGTCCAGGTTCAGGACAGGCAAAAGCCGGTACCGGAGAGAGGACATGCGGATGCTCCCTCTTCCGAGAGCATACTGAAAGTTAAAGACCTGCGAAAGTACTTCCCCGTACGCCAGGGACTCTGGAGCAAAACCAGGGCATTTGTCAAGGCTGTCGATGGCCTGTCCTTCACCATTAACCACGGCGAGACCCTGGGGCTTGTCGGTGAATCAGGCTGCGGAAAAACCACGGCTGGCCGGGTAATCCTAAGGCTTATGGAACCGACTTCGGGAGAGGTCGTATTCAAAGGGACCCCTCTGTACTCGATCAAGGGGGAACCTCTCCGGAAATTGCGGCAGAAAATGCAGATCATTTTCCAGGATCCCTACTCCTCGCTCAATCCACGGTTGACAGTGGGCAACATTGTCGGCGAAGCACTGACCGCTCATGGCCTTGCCAGCGGCACCGAACGAAAGGCAATAGTTGAAAACCTGTTTTCCCGAGTTGGCTTATCGCCTTCCTACCTCAACCGCTACCCCCACGAATTTTCCGGAGGACAGCGCCAGAGGGTCGGTATCGCCCGTGCTCTGGCTTTGAATCCTGAATTTATCGTCTGCGATGAGGCAGTATCTGCTCTGGACGTTTCCATACAGGCTCAAATCATTAACCTGCTCCAGCAGTTGCAGGAGGAATTACATCTTTCGTATCTTTTTATTGCTCATAATCTGGCTGTAGTCGAGCATATTTCCCATAAAATCGCCATTATGTATCTGGGGCAAATTGTGGAGCAGCTTCCTGCTCACGAGCTGGTGAAAAACGCTGCTCACCCGTATACCCATGCCCTCCTTTCTTCCAATCCGGTAACCGACCCCTCCCAGCGGGGCAGACAGGCTCCCTTAACCGGGGATGTCCCCTCGCCGATCAACCTCCCGCCGGGATGCCGGTTTTACCCGCGCTGCCCCCGAGCGCAGAAACAATGCCAGGAGGGAAACCCTGAATTACTTGAGAAGGAAAAGGACCACTGGGTAAGATGCTGGTTGTGTTAA
- the secG gene encoding preprotein translocase subunit SecG encodes MYSALIAVHLIVSVIMILVVIFQSGKGSEMGAVFGGGASQTAFGSQGAAGFLEKTTVVCAVIFMVTSLSLAVLSSNKQKSLVEDVAPPPVEQSVPQSAPVQAPAPAQSKTAPAQAPAQGQSAPVQAPAAPPATPGN; translated from the coding sequence ATGTATAGTGCCCTCATTGCTGTTCACTTGATTGTCAGCGTTATCATGATCCTGGTGGTTATTTTCCAGTCCGGCAAGGGAAGTGAGATGGGAGCTGTGTTCGGAGGAGGAGCAAGTCAAACGGCTTTTGGAAGCCAAGGCGCTGCAGGATTTCTGGAAAAAACAACGGTTGTTTGTGCCGTGATCTTTATGGTAACTTCGCTTTCTCTGGCTGTTTTGTCATCGAACAAGCAAAAATCCCTGGTTGAGGATGTCGCTCCGCCGCCGGTGGAGCAGAGTGTCCCTCAGTCTGCACCGGTTCAGGCTCCGGCTCCAGCGCAGAGTAAAACTGCACCGGCTCAAGCTCCAGCTCAGGGTCAATCTGCACCAGTGCAGGCCCCGGCAGCACCTCCGGCCACTCCGGGGAATTAG